TTAGGGCAAGATTAATGTCAAAGATAATCTTAAAGCGCGTTTCCCGTTCGCAGATTTGCCTTTTCCGTCCATAAAACCTGATCAAAACAACCTTTAAGGGTAAACTTCTAGAAAAATTTGTATAAATATGACAAAAAACTGATATTTTAGCTAATTTCTCAGTTGCCCTCTATAACAAACCTAAATCTTTAAGTGAGTTCGCCATGATTCATCCAACTCGTCGTCATTTCCTCAAATTTGCCGGTTCTGCCTTGGCAACTCTGGGAATTAATCAATTTTTATTCCAACAACAAGCACAACGCTATGGCCAAGTGCTTGCCCAAAGTACCCCTCGCAAACTTGCTTTACTGGTAGGAATTAATCAATATACCTCGCAACCGTTAGAAGGATGTCTCAACGATATTGAACTGCAACGAAATTTGCTAGTTCATCGGTTTGGGTTTAATCCCAAAGATGTTTATATATTAACCGACAAAGAAGCGACACGGGAAGGAATGTTAGGAGCCTTTGAAGAACATCTCATTAAACAAGCTAAACCCGGAGATGTGGTGGTTTATCACTATTCTGGACATGGTTCACTGATTCGTGATCCGAACCCAATTATTGTTGAACCAGGGAAGGAAGGCATGAACGGAACCTTTGTGCCGGTGGATGGTAACTTGCCGGCAGGATATCCCGAAGTGGGAGGAGCGGTGCAAGACATAATGGGGCATACTTTATTTTTATTGATGTCTGCCCTAAACACTGAAAACGTCACGGTGGTGTTAGATAGTTGTTTTGCCGGCGGAGCAACGAGAGAAGCACGAGTCCGTTCCCGCGAAGGTGGCAAGAATATTTTAGTATCTGCCGATGAAAAAACCTACCAACAGCAATGGTTATCACGGTTAAATATGTCGCCAGAAGAATTTGTTAAAGGCTACCGCACAGGTGTGGCGAAAGGTGTTGTTTTAGCGGCGACTGCTCCAGAGCAACTGGCGCGAGAAATTAATGTTAATGGGTTCTTGTCGGGGATATTTACTTATTTATTAACCCATTTTTTATGGCAAGAAGATGGAAATATTGAGCGAATATTTCCGAAGATTCAGCCAGAGATTCCTGAAACCTTCGCTCAAGATCCTCGTTATGAAGTTAAACCAGGAACTAGCTATCAGAAGCAACCTTTGTATTTTATCAATTCTCCCAATTCCACTGCACAGGCAGTAGTGACGCAAGTGAGTGGGGATACTGCCCAATTGTGGTTAGGAGGAGTTGATTTACGAAAAGTGGATGTAGGAGCGATATTTACTGCTGTTAAGGGGACAGGACAGGTGAGAGTTTTGTCTCGTGAGGGGTTAGTCGCACAGGCAAAGATTGAGAAAGCGGTTACGGAAGGAACGCCGTTGCGTTTGATGAGTTAAATAACAATAACTTTTTGCTTTTAAGAATTCATATAGATTAGAAGAATTCCAAAAAGTCCCCGCACTCAGGTTGCTGAAAAAATAATGATGATGCCAAGTCAATACCGAAAAGTTGAGCGCTGTGTTGCCCTTGTGATGGGTGTAGTATTTGCGACGACTTACAGCATCCCCATCAACGCTCAATCGAGGATTCGCATAGTTTCTCAGGTGCCGGCAACTGAACACTCGGCGACAACAGAAACAAAAGAGCCGGTGCAGG
Above is a window of Microcoleus sp. FACHB-672 DNA encoding:
- a CDS encoding caspase family protein — its product is MIHPTRRHFLKFAGSALATLGINQFLFQQQAQRYGQVLAQSTPRKLALLVGINQYTSQPLEGCLNDIELQRNLLVHRFGFNPKDVYILTDKEATREGMLGAFEEHLIKQAKPGDVVVYHYSGHGSLIRDPNPIIVEPGKEGMNGTFVPVDGNLPAGYPEVGGAVQDIMGHTLFLLMSALNTENVTVVLDSCFAGGATREARVRSREGGKNILVSADEKTYQQQWLSRLNMSPEEFVKGYRTGVAKGVVLAATAPEQLAREINVNGFLSGIFTYLLTHFLWQEDGNIERIFPKIQPEIPETFAQDPRYEVKPGTSYQKQPLYFINSPNSTAQAVVTQVSGDTAQLWLGGVDLRKVDVGAIFTAVKGTGQVRVLSREGLVAQAKIEKAVTEGTPLRLMS